A window of the Deltaproteobacteria bacterium genome harbors these coding sequences:
- a CDS encoding PEGA domain-containing protein: MRFVSWVGSLLILFYSIYPSFASAEGTKKIAVLEVYSSGSEGSLVRKMADRVRHDLARETSLVVLSREETARGLGQLVKEQGDSDQELSQIIRKSTDAYYRMELDLAKSLLKKKIREIESGELKAIEIHDLVPAYILMGTIHLAFQETTEAIRAFREVVRLSPETVLNERDHSPRVRATFERARQEVSDGKFSVGGLKVNADQKKTEVFLDGNFRGVAPLRLEQLVSGRHYLMLKREGYEPTVTPVEIPSGGILEHSFSLQEEKLDQQPTDAGILVSGSESQEEIVRKGVIAGQWLMVQQVALLQVSEESGSLSITLVNLSKPGSFVQKRGTFSNHDEAVEEGSRLVLAHFSDSTYVVQNKNSFQPVVTPEKTVKGGKPFWKKPVFWIVGGLLLAGTGTGLGLALGGGVGGGGDGTSISVELPAPVLEAK, translated from the coding sequence ATGCGATTCGTTAGCTGGGTTGGTTCTTTACTGATCTTATTTTACTCCATTTATCCGTCTTTCGCCTCTGCAGAGGGCACCAAAAAAATTGCCGTTCTGGAGGTCTATTCATCAGGGAGCGAGGGGTCGTTGGTCAGGAAGATGGCCGATCGGGTTCGGCATGACCTCGCACGTGAGACCTCTCTCGTTGTGCTGAGTCGTGAGGAGACCGCTCGGGGTTTGGGTCAACTGGTCAAGGAGCAGGGGGATTCCGATCAGGAACTTTCCCAGATCATCCGAAAGTCGACCGATGCCTACTACCGGATGGAGCTCGATCTCGCGAAGAGTCTTCTGAAGAAAAAAATCCGAGAGATTGAATCCGGCGAGCTGAAGGCGATCGAGATTCATGACCTCGTGCCGGCTTATATTCTTATGGGGACGATCCATCTCGCCTTTCAGGAGACGACGGAGGCGATTCGTGCCTTTCGAGAGGTGGTTCGTCTCTCTCCGGAGACTGTCTTAAACGAACGGGATCATTCACCTCGTGTCCGGGCGACCTTCGAACGGGCAAGGCAGGAGGTCTCGGATGGAAAATTTTCAGTTGGGGGGTTGAAGGTGAATGCCGATCAAAAGAAGACAGAGGTTTTTCTCGATGGGAATTTCAGAGGGGTCGCCCCTCTGCGACTGGAACAACTTGTTTCCGGCCGACATTATCTGATGTTGAAGAGGGAGGGGTACGAGCCGACGGTCACACCGGTTGAGATCCCTTCCGGCGGAATCCTCGAGCATTCATTTTCGCTTCAAGAGGAAAAGCTCGACCAGCAGCCGACGGATGCTGGGATCCTTGTTTCCGGTTCAGAGTCTCAAGAAGAGATCGTTCGCAAGGGGGTGATCGCCGGTCAGTGGCTGATGGTTCAGCAGGTTGCCCTTTTGCAGGTTTCCGAGGAGAGCGGTTCTTTGTCTATCACGTTGGTCAATCTCTCCAAGCCAGGAAGCTTTGTCCAGAAGAGGGGGACATTCTCAAATCATGATGAAGCGGTGGAAGAGGGGAGTCGACTCGTCCTCGCGCATTTTTCAGATTCGACCTACGTCGTACAGAATAAGAACAGCTTTCAACCGGTTGTGACCCCCGAAAAAACAGTGAAGGGAGGAAAACCTTTCTGGAAGAAACCGGTCTTCTGGATTGTGGGGGGACTTCTCCTTGCCGGGACAGGGACCGGTCTCGGGCTCGCCTTGGGTGGCGGAGTAGGGGGTGGTGGTGACGGTACCTCAATCTCAGTCGAACTGCCGGCACCTGTGTTGGAGGCGAAATGA
- a CDS encoding NADH-quinone oxidoreductase subunit H, protein MEITTTLIKVILIPVIVLNFIPLLIWFERKGAAYMQDRRGPNRASIFGIRLGGMLHNLADVIKLLTKEEFIPAGANKFYFVLAPFLTMFIYFVTVAVIPFGDELQLGKWKIPLQVADLNVGVLYLFSMSSLAIYGILLAGWSSNNKYSFLGGLRASSQMISYEVALGLSIVSIFMLSESVSLGEIVRSQGTAPWNWYFLKQPLAFVLFVMAVFAETNRIPFDLPEGESELVAGFHVEYSSMKFALFFMAEYVAMVVASAVIVSLFFGGWQVPFLSTEMLKEGASFYLRMVLLAAGVISILAGLLLLSKFRRGKYRDLRDYEVFVLGIPAILVGFGLGFYLYYVGVPILPDWARSVFAAACQMGSFLTKVTLFCFFFVWVRWTLPRFRYDQVMSFGWKGLLPLALFNIIATGVYLLFTV, encoded by the coding sequence ATGGAAATCACCACCACATTAATCAAGGTCATTTTAATTCCCGTCATTGTTCTGAATTTTATCCCGCTGCTGATCTGGTTTGAGCGAAAAGGGGCAGCGTATATGCAGGATCGGCGTGGTCCGAATCGCGCCAGTATTTTCGGGATTCGTCTTGGTGGGATGCTTCATAATCTGGCCGATGTCATCAAGCTCCTGACGAAGGAGGAATTTATCCCGGCAGGGGCGAACAAGTTTTATTTTGTCTTGGCCCCGTTCCTCACGATGTTTATCTATTTCGTGACAGTCGCCGTGATCCCTTTTGGAGATGAGCTGCAGCTTGGGAAGTGGAAGATTCCGCTCCAGGTCGCTGATCTGAACGTCGGTGTTCTTTACCTCTTCTCGATGAGCTCGCTCGCTATTTATGGGATCCTGTTGGCGGGGTGGTCCTCGAACAACAAGTATTCCTTTCTTGGAGGACTGCGTGCCTCGTCTCAGATGATCAGCTATGAGGTGGCGCTCGGACTTTCGATCGTTTCCATCTTCATGCTTTCGGAGTCTGTGAGTCTCGGCGAGATCGTCCGTTCTCAGGGGACGGCGCCCTGGAACTGGTATTTTCTGAAACAGCCGCTCGCCTTTGTGCTCTTCGTCATGGCAGTCTTTGCCGAGACGAATCGGATCCCTTTTGACCTCCCTGAAGGGGAATCGGAGTTGGTCGCCGGTTTTCATGTCGAATATTCGAGCATGAAATTCGCCCTCTTTTTTATGGCCGAGTATGTGGCGATGGTTGTTGCTTCTGCCGTGATTGTCTCGCTTTTCTTCGGCGGTTGGCAGGTCCCATTTCTTTCGACGGAGATGTTAAAAGAAGGGGCCTCCTTTTATCTGAGAATGGTCCTTCTCGCGGCAGGCGTTATTTCGATCCTGGCCGGTCTCCTTCTGCTGTCGAAGTTCCGACGTGGAAAATATCGAGACCTTCGTGACTATGAAGTGTTTGTTTTAGGGATTCCGGCGATCCTTGTCGGATTCGGTTTAGGATTTTATCTCTATTATGTAGGGGTCCCGATCCTGCCGGATTGGGCACGATCGGTTTTTGCTGCCGCCTGTCAAATGGGGTCCTTCCTCACGAAGGTGACGCTTTTCTGTTTCTTTTTTGTCTGGGTCCGTTGGACGCTGCCACGATTTCGTTATGATCAGGTGATGTCCTTTGGGTGGAAGGGGCTGTTGCCACTTGCGCTTTTCAATATCATCGCAACAGGCGTTTATCTTCTTTTTACAGTTTAA
- a CDS encoding (2Fe-2S)-binding protein, with translation MPKLTIDGKQIEVPEGTNLIEAARKVGAEVPHYCYHPKLSIAGNCRICQVEIEKMPKLQIACNTKATEGMVVHTKNPRVLEARQGVLEFILVNHPIDCPVCDQAGECKLQEYYMQHDLKVSRMEEEKVHKDKAIPLGPHVMLDMERCILCSRCIRFCQEIAHEDQLCFIERGDHTELTCYPGKALGNPYSLNTVDVCPVGALTSSDFRFKQRVWFLKSTDSICPGCSTGCNIKIQHNKGIIYRLLPRENPEVNQGWMCDEGRMTYKEVNEPNRLRTPFVRTEKGLEGVRMKKAIEMLVQIFRGIDSSAIVGIGSAWGTNEDNLAMMECLREIGVQDFYFHAKEVDHPSQDQFLISPDKNPNRAGVTALGMNPIPASDFRRYQGFVILGGVAESVIQPLSFEKGRKVALFVSHQSSEYEYADLIFPIASWAESEGTFTNKKGMRQEILPAFSPPGEARQASEIFKEIQREWKSPPH, from the coding sequence ATGCCCAAGCTAACGATTGACGGTAAACAAATTGAAGTCCCTGAGGGGACGAATCTGATCGAGGCAGCGCGCAAGGTTGGGGCCGAGGTCCCTCATTATTGTTACCACCCGAAGCTCTCGATTGCCGGGAACTGCCGGATCTGCCAGGTCGAGATCGAAAAGATGCCGAAGCTTCAGATCGCCTGTAATACAAAGGCGACCGAGGGGATGGTCGTACACACGAAGAACCCCCGAGTTCTTGAGGCGCGGCAGGGGGTGCTCGAATTTATTTTAGTCAATCATCCGATTGACTGCCCTGTCTGTGATCAGGCGGGTGAGTGTAAGCTCCAAGAGTATTACATGCAACATGACCTGAAGGTCTCAAGGATGGAGGAGGAGAAGGTTCATAAGGATAAGGCGATCCCGCTCGGTCCTCATGTGATGCTCGATATGGAGCGTTGTATCCTTTGTTCGCGCTGTATCCGTTTTTGTCAGGAGATCGCGCACGAGGACCAACTCTGTTTTATCGAGAGGGGAGATCATACGGAACTGACCTGTTATCCCGGCAAGGCACTCGGCAATCCATATTCATTGAATACGGTGGATGTTTGCCCAGTCGGTGCCCTCACGAGTTCCGATTTCCGATTCAAGCAGCGTGTCTGGTTTCTGAAGTCGACCGATTCGATTTGTCCCGGTTGCTCGACCGGTTGCAACATTAAGATCCAGCACAACAAAGGTATCATTTATCGCCTCCTCCCCCGCGAGAATCCGGAGGTGAACCAAGGCTGGATGTGTGACGAGGGGCGGATGACCTACAAAGAGGTCAATGAACCGAATCGCCTCCGGACGCCATTCGTTCGTACGGAAAAAGGATTAGAGGGGGTTCGGATGAAAAAGGCGATCGAGATGCTTGTTCAAATTTTTCGCGGGATCGATTCGAGCGCCATTGTCGGGATCGGTTCTGCCTGGGGAACCAATGAAGACAATCTTGCAATGATGGAATGTCTACGTGAGATCGGTGTCCAGGATTTTTATTTCCATGCAAAAGAGGTCGATCATCCTTCACAAGATCAATTCCTGATTTCACCAGATAAAAATCCAAATCGTGCCGGCGTTACCGCATTAGGGATGAATCCGATTCCGGCTTCCGATTTTCGGAGGTATCAGGGGTTTGTGATCCTGGGAGGGGTGGCTGAGTCGGTGATCCAACCGCTTTCATTTGAAAAGGGTCGAAAGGTCGCCCTTTTTGTGTCGCACCAGAGTTCCGAATACGAATATGCCGATCTCATTTTCCCGATCGCGAGCTGGGCCGAGTCCGAGGGAACCTTCACCAACAAGAAGGGGATGAGACAAGAAATCCTGCCTGCCTTCTCCCCACCCGGCGAGGCGAGGCAGGCCTCCGAAATTTTTAAGGAGATCCAGAGAGAATGGAAATCACCACCACATTAA